Proteins found in one Vulpes vulpes isolate BD-2025 chromosome 13, VulVul3, whole genome shotgun sequence genomic segment:
- the LOC112925314 gene encoding methyl-CpG-binding domain protein 1 isoform X17 codes for MAPMAEDWLDCPALGPGWKRREVFRKSGATCGRSDTYYQSPTGDRIRSKVELTRYLGPACDLTLFDFKQGILCYPAPKAPSLDVPGRKRKKPSRPAKTQKRQVGPQKGEVRKEAPGDETKAVADTALASLPAPGCCENCGISFSGDGTRRQRLKTLCKDCRAQRIAFNREQRMFKRVGCGECAACRVTEDCGACSTCLLQLPHEVASGLFCKCERRRCLRIVERSRGCGVCRGCQTREDCGRCRVCLRPPRPGLRRQWRCVQRRCLRSKRSRRRGGCDSKMAARRCPRTQPLPPVPPSQPPESPELHPRALAPSPPAEFIYYCVDEDELQPFTNRRQNRKCGACAACLRRMDCGHCDFCCDKPKFGGNNQKRQKCRWRQCLQFAMKRLLPSVWAGSEDGAGPPPSYSRRKRPGSTRRPRLGQILKTSLTTPTARSGCAQTPVKQETDSGFVLPPPGTDLVFLREGAGSPVQVPGPAATSTEALLQAVDPGLPPVKQEPLDPEEDKEEENKNDSASDSAPEEEAGGAGTPVITEIFSLGGTRLRDTAVWLPSLQGRQSGREDGCKVWEMEDTLACTRTSWNQRGWPGTHVSVSPPPTSMMWVSCRRSWCPSSQS; via the exons CCCCACAGGAGACAGGATCCGAAGCAAAGTTGAGCTGACCCGATACCTGGGCCCTGCGTGCGACCTCACCCTCTTCGACTTCAAACAAGGCATTCTGTGCTATCCAGCCCCTAAG GCCCCGTCCTTAGATGTCCCTGGCAGGAAGCGGAAGAAGCCTTCACGGCCAGCCAAGACTCAGAAACGTCAGGTTGGACCCCAGAAGGGTGAAGTCAGGAAGGAGGCCCCAGGAGATGAGACCAAGGCTGTTGCTGACACAGCTCTAGCTTCACTCCCTGCACCTGG GTGCTGTGAAAACTGTGGAATCAGCTTCTCAGGAGATGGTACCCGAAGACAGCGGCTCAAGACGTTATGCAAGGACTGCCGAG caCAGAGAATTGCTTTCAATAGGGAGCAAAGGATGTTTAAG CGTGTGGGCTGCGGGGAGTGTGCGGCCTGCCGGGTAACCGAGGACTGCGGGGCCTGCTCCACCTGCCTTCTGCAGCTGCCCCATGAGGTGGCCTCGGGGCTGTTCTGCAAATGTGAGCGGAGACGGTGCCTCCGGATTGTGGAAAGG AGCCGAGGGTGTGGAGTGTGCCGGGGCTGTCAGACACGAGAGGACTGTGGCCGTTGTCGAGTCTGCCTTCGCCCTCCCCGCCCTGGTCTCAGGCGCCAGTGGAGGTGCGTCCAGCGGCGCTGCTTACGG AGTAAACGTAGCCGCCGTAGAGGAGGCTGTGACTCCAAGATGGCTGCCCGGCGGTGCCCCCGAACCCAGCCACTGCCTCCAGTTCCCCCATCACAGCCTCCAGAGTCCCCAGAGCTG CACCCCAGAGCCCTGGCCCCCTCGCCACCTGCCGAGTTCATCTATTACTGTGTAGACGAGGACGAGCTA CAGCCTTTCACGAACCGCCGGCAGAACCGCAAGTgtggggcctgtgctgcctgcctACGCCGGATGGACTGTGGTCACTGCGACTTCTGCTGTGACAAGCCCAAATTTGGGGGCAACAACCAGAAGCGCCAGAAGTGTCGTTGGCGCCAATGCCTACAGTTTGCCATG AAGCGGCTGCTGCCTAGCGTTTGGGCAGGATCTGAGGATGGGGCAGGGCCACCACCATCTTACTCTCGTCGAAAGAGACCTGGTTCTACTCGACGGCCTCGTCTGGGCCAGATACTGAAGACCTCCTTGACTACACCCACAGCCCGATCAGGCTGTGCCCAGACTCCAGTTAAACAGGAAACGGACAGTGGCTTTGTGCTCCCCCCACCTGGCACCGACCTTGTGTTCTTACGGGAAGGTGCAGGCAGTCCTGTGCAGGTGCCTGGCCCTGCTGCAACTTCCACAGAAGCCCTGTTGCAG GCAGTAGACCCAGGCCTGCCACCTGTGAAGCAAGAGCCACTGGACCctgaggaggacaaggaggaagaGAACAAGAATGATTCCGCCTCCGACTCGGccccagaggaggaggcaggaggggctggcacACCCGTG ATCACGGAGATTTTCAGCCTGGGTGGAACCCGCCTCCGGGACACAGCAGTCTGGTTGCCAAG TCTGCAGGGCAGGCAATCGGGAAGGGAAGATGGATGTAAAGTGTGGGAGATGGAGGACACTTTGGCGTGCACGAGAACGAGCTGGAACCAGCGAGGATGGCCTGGAACCCATGTCAGTGTCTCACCACCTCCAACTTCGATGATGTGGGTGTCCTGCAGAAGAAGCTGGTGCCCTTCATCACAGAGTTAA
- the LOC112925314 gene encoding methyl-CpG-binding domain protein 1 isoform X1, with protein MAPMAEDWLDCPALGPGWKRREVFRKSGATCGRSDTYYQSPTGDRIRSKVELTRYLGPACDLTLFDFKQGILCYPAPKAPSLDVPGRKRKKPSRPAKTQKRQVGPQKGEVRKEAPGDETKAVADTALASLPAPGCCENCGISFSGDGTRRQRLKTLCKDCRAQRIAFNREQRMFKRVGCGECAACRVTEDCGACSTCLLQLPHEVASGLFCKCERRRCLRIVERSRGCGVCRGCQTREDCGRCRVCLRPPRPGLRRQWRCVQRRCLRHLAHRLRRHHQRCQRRPPLAVAPPASKRSRRRGGCDSKMAARRCPRTQPLPPVPPSQPPESPELHPRALAPSPPAEFIYYCVDEDELQPFTNRRQNRKCGACAACLRRMDCGHCDFCCDKPKFGGNNQKRQKCRWRQCLQFAMKRLLPSVWAGSEDGAGPPPSYSRRKRPGSTRRPRLGQILKTSLTTPTARSGCAQTPVKQETDSGFVLPPPGTDLVFLREGAGSPVQVPGPAATSTEALLQEAQCPGLSWVVALPQVKQEKADAQEDWTPGTAILTSPVLLSGCPSKAVDPGLPPVKQEPLDPEEDKEEENKNDSASDSAPEEEAGGAGTPVITEIFSLGGTRLRDTAVWLPSLQGRQSGREDGCKVWEMEDTLACTRTSWNQRGWPGTHVSVSPPPTSMMWVSCRRSWCPSSQS; from the exons CCCCACAGGAGACAGGATCCGAAGCAAAGTTGAGCTGACCCGATACCTGGGCCCTGCGTGCGACCTCACCCTCTTCGACTTCAAACAAGGCATTCTGTGCTATCCAGCCCCTAAG GCCCCGTCCTTAGATGTCCCTGGCAGGAAGCGGAAGAAGCCTTCACGGCCAGCCAAGACTCAGAAACGTCAGGTTGGACCCCAGAAGGGTGAAGTCAGGAAGGAGGCCCCAGGAGATGAGACCAAGGCTGTTGCTGACACAGCTCTAGCTTCACTCCCTGCACCTGG GTGCTGTGAAAACTGTGGAATCAGCTTCTCAGGAGATGGTACCCGAAGACAGCGGCTCAAGACGTTATGCAAGGACTGCCGAG caCAGAGAATTGCTTTCAATAGGGAGCAAAGGATGTTTAAG CGTGTGGGCTGCGGGGAGTGTGCGGCCTGCCGGGTAACCGAGGACTGCGGGGCCTGCTCCACCTGCCTTCTGCAGCTGCCCCATGAGGTGGCCTCGGGGCTGTTCTGCAAATGTGAGCGGAGACGGTGCCTCCGGATTGTGGAAAGG AGCCGAGGGTGTGGAGTGTGCCGGGGCTGTCAGACACGAGAGGACTGTGGCCGTTGTCGAGTCTGCCTTCGCCCTCCCCGCCCTGGTCTCAGGCGCCAGTGGAGGTGCGTCCAGCGGCGCTGCTTACGG CACCTTGCCCACCGTCTCCGTCGCCACCATCAGCGATGTCAACGACGTCCTCCCCTAGCTGTGGCTCCCCCTGCT AGTAAACGTAGCCGCCGTAGAGGAGGCTGTGACTCCAAGATGGCTGCCCGGCGGTGCCCCCGAACCCAGCCACTGCCTCCAGTTCCCCCATCACAGCCTCCAGAGTCCCCAGAGCTG CACCCCAGAGCCCTGGCCCCCTCGCCACCTGCCGAGTTCATCTATTACTGTGTAGACGAGGACGAGCTA CAGCCTTTCACGAACCGCCGGCAGAACCGCAAGTgtggggcctgtgctgcctgcctACGCCGGATGGACTGTGGTCACTGCGACTTCTGCTGTGACAAGCCCAAATTTGGGGGCAACAACCAGAAGCGCCAGAAGTGTCGTTGGCGCCAATGCCTACAGTTTGCCATG AAGCGGCTGCTGCCTAGCGTTTGGGCAGGATCTGAGGATGGGGCAGGGCCACCACCATCTTACTCTCGTCGAAAGAGACCTGGTTCTACTCGACGGCCTCGTCTGGGCCAGATACTGAAGACCTCCTTGACTACACCCACAGCCCGATCAGGCTGTGCCCAGACTCCAGTTAAACAGGAAACGGACAGTGGCTTTGTGCTCCCCCCACCTGGCACCGACCTTGTGTTCTTACGGGAAGGTGCAGGCAGTCCTGTGCAGGTGCCTGGCCCTGCTGCAACTTCCACAGAAGCCCTGTTGCAG GAGGCCCAGTGCCCTGGCCTGAGTTGGGTTGTGGCCTTACCCCAGGTGAAGCAAGAGAAGGCGGATGCCCAGGAAGACTGGACACCGGGCACAGCCATCCTGACTTCTCCTGTATTGCTGTCTGGCTGCCCCAGCAAG GCAGTAGACCCAGGCCTGCCACCTGTGAAGCAAGAGCCACTGGACCctgaggaggacaaggaggaagaGAACAAGAATGATTCCGCCTCCGACTCGGccccagaggaggaggcaggaggggctggcacACCCGTG ATCACGGAGATTTTCAGCCTGGGTGGAACCCGCCTCCGGGACACAGCAGTCTGGTTGCCAAG TCTGCAGGGCAGGCAATCGGGAAGGGAAGATGGATGTAAAGTGTGGGAGATGGAGGACACTTTGGCGTGCACGAGAACGAGCTGGAACCAGCGAGGATGGCCTGGAACCCATGTCAGTGTCTCACCACCTCCAACTTCGATGATGTGGGTGTCCTGCAGAAGAAGCTGGTGCCCTTCATCACAGAGTTAA
- the LOC112925314 gene encoding methyl-CpG-binding domain protein 1 isoform X3 codes for MAPMAEDWLDCPALGPGWKRREVFRKSGATCGRSDTYYQSPTGDRIRSKVELTRYLGPACDLTLFDFKQGILCYPAPKAPSLDVPGRKRKKPSRPAKTQKRQVGPQKGEVRKEAPGDETKAVADTALASLPAPGCCENCGISFSGDGTRRQRLKTLCKDCRAQRIAFNREQRMFKRVGCGECAACRVTEDCGACSTCLLQLPHEVASGLFCKCERRRCLRIVERSRGCGVCRGCQTREDCGRCRVCLRPPRPGLRRQWRCVQRRCLRSKRSRRRGGCDSKMAARRCPRTQPLPPVPPSQPPESPELHPRALAPSPPAEFIYYCVDEDELPFTNRRQNRKCGACAACLRRMDCGHCDFCCDKPKFGGNNQKRQKCRWRQCLQFAMKRLLPSVWAGSEDGAGPPPSYSRRKRPGSTRRPRLGQILKTSLTTPTARSGCAQTPVKQETDSGFVLPPPGTDLVFLREGAGSPVQVPGPAATSTEALLQEAQCPGLSWVVALPQVKQEKADAQEDWTPGTAILTSPVLLSGCPSKAVDPGLPPVKQEPLDPEEDKEEENKNDSASDSAPEEEAGGAGTPVITEIFSLGGTRLRDTAVWLPSLQGRQSGREDGCKVWEMEDTLACTRTSWNQRGWPGTHVSVSPPPTSMMWVSCRRSWCPSSQS; via the exons CCCCACAGGAGACAGGATCCGAAGCAAAGTTGAGCTGACCCGATACCTGGGCCCTGCGTGCGACCTCACCCTCTTCGACTTCAAACAAGGCATTCTGTGCTATCCAGCCCCTAAG GCCCCGTCCTTAGATGTCCCTGGCAGGAAGCGGAAGAAGCCTTCACGGCCAGCCAAGACTCAGAAACGTCAGGTTGGACCCCAGAAGGGTGAAGTCAGGAAGGAGGCCCCAGGAGATGAGACCAAGGCTGTTGCTGACACAGCTCTAGCTTCACTCCCTGCACCTGG GTGCTGTGAAAACTGTGGAATCAGCTTCTCAGGAGATGGTACCCGAAGACAGCGGCTCAAGACGTTATGCAAGGACTGCCGAG caCAGAGAATTGCTTTCAATAGGGAGCAAAGGATGTTTAAG CGTGTGGGCTGCGGGGAGTGTGCGGCCTGCCGGGTAACCGAGGACTGCGGGGCCTGCTCCACCTGCCTTCTGCAGCTGCCCCATGAGGTGGCCTCGGGGCTGTTCTGCAAATGTGAGCGGAGACGGTGCCTCCGGATTGTGGAAAGG AGCCGAGGGTGTGGAGTGTGCCGGGGCTGTCAGACACGAGAGGACTGTGGCCGTTGTCGAGTCTGCCTTCGCCCTCCCCGCCCTGGTCTCAGGCGCCAGTGGAGGTGCGTCCAGCGGCGCTGCTTACGG AGTAAACGTAGCCGCCGTAGAGGAGGCTGTGACTCCAAGATGGCTGCCCGGCGGTGCCCCCGAACCCAGCCACTGCCTCCAGTTCCCCCATCACAGCCTCCAGAGTCCCCAGAGCTG CACCCCAGAGCCCTGGCCCCCTCGCCACCTGCCGAGTTCATCTATTACTGTGTAGACGAGGACGAGCTA CCTTTCACGAACCGCCGGCAGAACCGCAAGTgtggggcctgtgctgcctgcctACGCCGGATGGACTGTGGTCACTGCGACTTCTGCTGTGACAAGCCCAAATTTGGGGGCAACAACCAGAAGCGCCAGAAGTGTCGTTGGCGCCAATGCCTACAGTTTGCCATG AAGCGGCTGCTGCCTAGCGTTTGGGCAGGATCTGAGGATGGGGCAGGGCCACCACCATCTTACTCTCGTCGAAAGAGACCTGGTTCTACTCGACGGCCTCGTCTGGGCCAGATACTGAAGACCTCCTTGACTACACCCACAGCCCGATCAGGCTGTGCCCAGACTCCAGTTAAACAGGAAACGGACAGTGGCTTTGTGCTCCCCCCACCTGGCACCGACCTTGTGTTCTTACGGGAAGGTGCAGGCAGTCCTGTGCAGGTGCCTGGCCCTGCTGCAACTTCCACAGAAGCCCTGTTGCAG GAGGCCCAGTGCCCTGGCCTGAGTTGGGTTGTGGCCTTACCCCAGGTGAAGCAAGAGAAGGCGGATGCCCAGGAAGACTGGACACCGGGCACAGCCATCCTGACTTCTCCTGTATTGCTGTCTGGCTGCCCCAGCAAG GCAGTAGACCCAGGCCTGCCACCTGTGAAGCAAGAGCCACTGGACCctgaggaggacaaggaggaagaGAACAAGAATGATTCCGCCTCCGACTCGGccccagaggaggaggcaggaggggctggcacACCCGTG ATCACGGAGATTTTCAGCCTGGGTGGAACCCGCCTCCGGGACACAGCAGTCTGGTTGCCAAG TCTGCAGGGCAGGCAATCGGGAAGGGAAGATGGATGTAAAGTGTGGGAGATGGAGGACACTTTGGCGTGCACGAGAACGAGCTGGAACCAGCGAGGATGGCCTGGAACCCATGTCAGTGTCTCACCACCTCCAACTTCGATGATGTGGGTGTCCTGCAGAAGAAGCTGGTGCCCTTCATCACAGAGTTAA
- the LOC112925314 gene encoding methyl-CpG-binding domain protein 1 isoform X8 → MAPMAEDWLDCPALGPGWKRREVFRKSGATCGRSDTYYQSPTGDRIRSKVELTRYLGPACDLTLFDFKQGILCYPAPKAPSLDVPGRKRKKPSRPAKTQKRQVGPQKGEVRKEAPGDETKAVADTALASLPAPGCCENCGISFSGDGTRRQRLKTLCKDCRAQRIAFNREQRMFKRVGCGECAACRVTEDCGACSTCLLQLPHEVASGLFCKCERRRCLRIVERSRGCGVCRGCQTREDCGRCRVCLRPPRPGLRRQWRCVQRRCLRSKRSRRRGGCDSKMAARRCPRTQPLPPVPPSQPPESPELPFTNRRQNRKCGACAACLRRMDCGHCDFCCDKPKFGGNNQKRQKCRWRQCLQFAMKRLLPSVWAGSEDGAGPPPSYSRRKRPGSTRRPRLGQILKTSLTTPTARSGCAQTPVKQETDSGFVLPPPGTDLVFLREGAGSPVQVPGPAATSTEALLQEAQCPGLSWVVALPQVKQEKADAQEDWTPGTAILTSPVLLSGCPSKAVDPGLPPVKQEPLDPEEDKEEENKNDSASDSAPEEEAGGAGTPVITEIFSLGGTRLRDTAVWLPSLQGRQSGREDGCKVWEMEDTLACTRTSWNQRGWPGTHVSVSPPPTSMMWVSCRRSWCPSSQS, encoded by the exons CCCCACAGGAGACAGGATCCGAAGCAAAGTTGAGCTGACCCGATACCTGGGCCCTGCGTGCGACCTCACCCTCTTCGACTTCAAACAAGGCATTCTGTGCTATCCAGCCCCTAAG GCCCCGTCCTTAGATGTCCCTGGCAGGAAGCGGAAGAAGCCTTCACGGCCAGCCAAGACTCAGAAACGTCAGGTTGGACCCCAGAAGGGTGAAGTCAGGAAGGAGGCCCCAGGAGATGAGACCAAGGCTGTTGCTGACACAGCTCTAGCTTCACTCCCTGCACCTGG GTGCTGTGAAAACTGTGGAATCAGCTTCTCAGGAGATGGTACCCGAAGACAGCGGCTCAAGACGTTATGCAAGGACTGCCGAG caCAGAGAATTGCTTTCAATAGGGAGCAAAGGATGTTTAAG CGTGTGGGCTGCGGGGAGTGTGCGGCCTGCCGGGTAACCGAGGACTGCGGGGCCTGCTCCACCTGCCTTCTGCAGCTGCCCCATGAGGTGGCCTCGGGGCTGTTCTGCAAATGTGAGCGGAGACGGTGCCTCCGGATTGTGGAAAGG AGCCGAGGGTGTGGAGTGTGCCGGGGCTGTCAGACACGAGAGGACTGTGGCCGTTGTCGAGTCTGCCTTCGCCCTCCCCGCCCTGGTCTCAGGCGCCAGTGGAGGTGCGTCCAGCGGCGCTGCTTACGG AGTAAACGTAGCCGCCGTAGAGGAGGCTGTGACTCCAAGATGGCTGCCCGGCGGTGCCCCCGAACCCAGCCACTGCCTCCAGTTCCCCCATCACAGCCTCCAGAGTCCCCAGAGCTG CCTTTCACGAACCGCCGGCAGAACCGCAAGTgtggggcctgtgctgcctgcctACGCCGGATGGACTGTGGTCACTGCGACTTCTGCTGTGACAAGCCCAAATTTGGGGGCAACAACCAGAAGCGCCAGAAGTGTCGTTGGCGCCAATGCCTACAGTTTGCCATG AAGCGGCTGCTGCCTAGCGTTTGGGCAGGATCTGAGGATGGGGCAGGGCCACCACCATCTTACTCTCGTCGAAAGAGACCTGGTTCTACTCGACGGCCTCGTCTGGGCCAGATACTGAAGACCTCCTTGACTACACCCACAGCCCGATCAGGCTGTGCCCAGACTCCAGTTAAACAGGAAACGGACAGTGGCTTTGTGCTCCCCCCACCTGGCACCGACCTTGTGTTCTTACGGGAAGGTGCAGGCAGTCCTGTGCAGGTGCCTGGCCCTGCTGCAACTTCCACAGAAGCCCTGTTGCAG GAGGCCCAGTGCCCTGGCCTGAGTTGGGTTGTGGCCTTACCCCAGGTGAAGCAAGAGAAGGCGGATGCCCAGGAAGACTGGACACCGGGCACAGCCATCCTGACTTCTCCTGTATTGCTGTCTGGCTGCCCCAGCAAG GCAGTAGACCCAGGCCTGCCACCTGTGAAGCAAGAGCCACTGGACCctgaggaggacaaggaggaagaGAACAAGAATGATTCCGCCTCCGACTCGGccccagaggaggaggcaggaggggctggcacACCCGTG ATCACGGAGATTTTCAGCCTGGGTGGAACCCGCCTCCGGGACACAGCAGTCTGGTTGCCAAG TCTGCAGGGCAGGCAATCGGGAAGGGAAGATGGATGTAAAGTGTGGGAGATGGAGGACACTTTGGCGTGCACGAGAACGAGCTGGAACCAGCGAGGATGGCCTGGAACCCATGTCAGTGTCTCACCACCTCCAACTTCGATGATGTGGGTGTCCTGCAGAAGAAGCTGGTGCCCTTCATCACAGAGTTAA
- the LOC112925314 gene encoding methyl-CpG-binding domain protein 1 isoform X11 produces the protein MAPMAEDWLDCPALGPGWKRREVFRKSGATCGRSDTYYQSPTGDRIRSKVELTRYLGPACDLTLFDFKQGILCYPAPKAPSLDVPGRKRKKPSRPAKTQKRQVGPQKGEVRKEAPGDETKAVADTALASLPAPGCCENCGISFSGDGTRRQRLKTLCKDCRAQRIAFNREQRMFKRVGCGECAACRVTEDCGACSTCLLQLPHEVASGLFCKCERRRCLRIVERSRGCGVCRGCQTREDCGRCRVCLRPPRPGLRRQWRCVQRRCLRSKRSRRRGGCDSKMAARRCPRTQPLPPVPPSQPPESPELQPFTNRRQNRKCGACAACLRRMDCGHCDFCCDKPKFGGNNQKRQKCRWRQCLQFAMKRLLPSVWAGSEDGAGPPPSYSRRKRPGSTRRPRLGQILKTSLTTPTARSGCAQTPVKQETDSGFVLPPPGTDLVFLREGAGSPVQVPGPAATSTEALLQVKQEKADAQEDWTPGTAILTSPVLLSGCPSKAVDPGLPPVKQEPLDPEEDKEEENKNDSASDSAPEEEAGGAGTPVITEIFSLGGTRLRDTAVWLPSLQGRQSGREDGCKVWEMEDTLACTRTSWNQRGWPGTHVSVSPPPTSMMWVSCRRSWCPSSQS, from the exons CCCCACAGGAGACAGGATCCGAAGCAAAGTTGAGCTGACCCGATACCTGGGCCCTGCGTGCGACCTCACCCTCTTCGACTTCAAACAAGGCATTCTGTGCTATCCAGCCCCTAAG GCCCCGTCCTTAGATGTCCCTGGCAGGAAGCGGAAGAAGCCTTCACGGCCAGCCAAGACTCAGAAACGTCAGGTTGGACCCCAGAAGGGTGAAGTCAGGAAGGAGGCCCCAGGAGATGAGACCAAGGCTGTTGCTGACACAGCTCTAGCTTCACTCCCTGCACCTGG GTGCTGTGAAAACTGTGGAATCAGCTTCTCAGGAGATGGTACCCGAAGACAGCGGCTCAAGACGTTATGCAAGGACTGCCGAG caCAGAGAATTGCTTTCAATAGGGAGCAAAGGATGTTTAAG CGTGTGGGCTGCGGGGAGTGTGCGGCCTGCCGGGTAACCGAGGACTGCGGGGCCTGCTCCACCTGCCTTCTGCAGCTGCCCCATGAGGTGGCCTCGGGGCTGTTCTGCAAATGTGAGCGGAGACGGTGCCTCCGGATTGTGGAAAGG AGCCGAGGGTGTGGAGTGTGCCGGGGCTGTCAGACACGAGAGGACTGTGGCCGTTGTCGAGTCTGCCTTCGCCCTCCCCGCCCTGGTCTCAGGCGCCAGTGGAGGTGCGTCCAGCGGCGCTGCTTACGG AGTAAACGTAGCCGCCGTAGAGGAGGCTGTGACTCCAAGATGGCTGCCCGGCGGTGCCCCCGAACCCAGCCACTGCCTCCAGTTCCCCCATCACAGCCTCCAGAGTCCCCAGAGCTG CAGCCTTTCACGAACCGCCGGCAGAACCGCAAGTgtggggcctgtgctgcctgcctACGCCGGATGGACTGTGGTCACTGCGACTTCTGCTGTGACAAGCCCAAATTTGGGGGCAACAACCAGAAGCGCCAGAAGTGTCGTTGGCGCCAATGCCTACAGTTTGCCATG AAGCGGCTGCTGCCTAGCGTTTGGGCAGGATCTGAGGATGGGGCAGGGCCACCACCATCTTACTCTCGTCGAAAGAGACCTGGTTCTACTCGACGGCCTCGTCTGGGCCAGATACTGAAGACCTCCTTGACTACACCCACAGCCCGATCAGGCTGTGCCCAGACTCCAGTTAAACAGGAAACGGACAGTGGCTTTGTGCTCCCCCCACCTGGCACCGACCTTGTGTTCTTACGGGAAGGTGCAGGCAGTCCTGTGCAGGTGCCTGGCCCTGCTGCAACTTCCACAGAAGCCCTGTTGCAG GTGAAGCAAGAGAAGGCGGATGCCCAGGAAGACTGGACACCGGGCACAGCCATCCTGACTTCTCCTGTATTGCTGTCTGGCTGCCCCAGCAAG GCAGTAGACCCAGGCCTGCCACCTGTGAAGCAAGAGCCACTGGACCctgaggaggacaaggaggaagaGAACAAGAATGATTCCGCCTCCGACTCGGccccagaggaggaggcaggaggggctggcacACCCGTG ATCACGGAGATTTTCAGCCTGGGTGGAACCCGCCTCCGGGACACAGCAGTCTGGTTGCCAAG TCTGCAGGGCAGGCAATCGGGAAGGGAAGATGGATGTAAAGTGTGGGAGATGGAGGACACTTTGGCGTGCACGAGAACGAGCTGGAACCAGCGAGGATGGCCTGGAACCCATGTCAGTGTCTCACCACCTCCAACTTCGATGATGTGGGTGTCCTGCAGAAGAAGCTGGTGCCCTTCATCACAGAGTTAA